The Pectobacterium wasabiae CFBP 3304 DNA segment TTTCTGATTACAAGACCCATCAATCTCAATCAGATAGGAATAACCATGTTGCTGCTTTAACGCCTTCAACTGCGCGATCTTTTGCAGCATTTCAGGGATAAAGGGTTGCCCCGCGTAGCCTGGATCCACCGTCATGACCGTAATCTTGTCCAGCAGATGAATATAGTGATGAATAAATTCAATCGGCGTCGCCGGGTTCAGCACCACACCCACTTTTTTACCTAGTGCGCGGATCTGATTAATCACGCGAAACGCGTCTCGGTTGATAGTTTCAGCGTGAGGGCAAATGTAGTCCGCGCCCGCCTTCGCAATCGCATCAATAAAATCAGTGGGCGTTTCCACCATCAGATGTACATCGATCACCAGCGGCGTATGCGGGCGAATCTGTTCAATGAAGAACGGCGACAGCGTGATATTTTTCACGTAATGCCCGTCCATGATATCGACATGTAAAAAATCCGCACGCGAGTTTAAAACCGCCAACTGTTGCTTGATCTCCATTAGATTCATGCACATCAGCGAGGGAGAAATTTTAGTACGCATCAGACTTCCTTTTTTTCAGTTAAATGATCGGTGCGGGCGCGTAAGGCACTAAGGCGCACCGCACGGTAATCGGAGTAGCGAGCTTTAAAGAATTTCAGCGCGAGGACGACAATCAACACCGCTCCCCACATCGCCAGGCTGAAGTGCTGGCTGATATTCATCAGGTTGAAGCCGGTGGAGAGGATCTGGAGCACGATGAGCGACAGCACCACGCCCGTCACCCGACCAAATCCACCGTTCGGATCGGTGCCACCAAGAATGATCGCCAGCACCGTGAGCAGTAGGTAGGAGTCGCCGTATCCCATGCGTGCCGAGTTGAAACGCGCCATCATCACCAGCCCGGCCAACACGCACATCAGGCTGGAAATGACGTACACCAGCATCAGCATCCGATGCGTATTGATGCCGCTGAACCAGGTGGCATTAATGTTGCTGCCACCCATATAAATGCACTTTCCTGCCCGCGTTTTGCCGAGGAACAGAGCCAGTGCGCCAGCGGCGGCCATAA contains these protein-coding regions:
- the alsE gene encoding D-allulose 6-phosphate 3-epimerase, yielding MRTKISPSLMCMNLMEIKQQLAVLNSRADFLHVDIMDGHYVKNITLSPFFIEQIRPHTPLVIDVHLMVETPTDFIDAIAKAGADYICPHAETINRDAFRVINQIRALGKKVGVVLNPATPIEFIHHYIHLLDKITVMTVDPGYAGQPFIPEMLQKIAQLKALKQQHGYSYLIEIDGSCNQKTYGMLLDAGAEVLIVGTSGLFNLHDDLATSWETMTGHIAQAQRLIQESA